The Humulus lupulus chromosome 7, drHumLupu1.1, whole genome shotgun sequence region aattaatatgatattattttcttTGGAATTAAAAAATAGTTAAAACCAATAACAAATAAGTGAACAAGTGGAGTCAATCATGCAACAAAACCCAATTTCAAACAAGAATAGAAGATTAAACAAGGCaagtaaagaaaaaaaagagtGGGCTAGCCTAGTTCGTATAAATGTTCAATGTTGGAAACTTGTTACATTGTTacaattaaatatctttttttttttttttgacaaaaatacGTAATGTTcaataaatgttaaaaataaatagttaattttttttctttatgacaAAAATACTCAAACTTATTTATTAGAGTTGTTAAACATGTTGACTAAACAGATATGTGTCACTTTGTAATTGGtctttttcataatttttttcaaaaatattttaaattaataaaaagtaaaaaaaaatatttttgatgaCAAAAATATCCAAATTACAAATTGACATATGTAagtattgttttaggaattttgagtatttttgtggagtgttgctatttggcatcttatggtgcccaacaccacatgaggtgacAACTTATGGTTGGTTAGTGATacttcataatacttattaaatttaaatatgtgaGAACCAATATCTAATTAAACTAATAATGGTATAACATCTTCTTGTAGTATTGGACAGGAGCGATGCCCCTTAGCGTTTCTCATTTTTGTGATATATAAAAAAGATTAGAGATTTACTTTTAACATTTATTGAATTTCGTGTTTTGCATTTAAAAGacccaaaaagaagaaaaaaaagaaagatatgGAGTGCAAACAAAACCAAACTCTAAAAGCATGGTCAAACTAGACAAAACTAAACTCCAAACAAGAAAATATCAGCTTAATTAGGCAAGGACAAGCAAACAAAATAGTATGGTTAGGGACGTGGCAAAAGAAACACCAGATAATTCATATGAGTAAATATTACGTTTTGTTTTTGAAgtattattattagtattaaaTTGATCTAAATATTATAATTAGTTTGTTAAAGATTTTTCTTTACttggattattattattgataCTTTGTAACAAAAGTCAACTATATAATAATGTAACTAAAACATTACAACAATAAGTGTGTCAAACttaaatatatatgataatttttcTAGGATAGTTTCACTTTATACCTATTGGTGAGACTcttttttgttcttattttgtaaacagttttcggcgtaattttttttaatgattatgtatattgtagttgtttagatcacgtacaaatttttaaaattttttaaataatttacagtacccaAAATTAGGTTCAAAGATGTTGCTTTATACGCGCATAAACAAAATTAGTTAAGCGTGCGACAACATATTTGAACATAATTTTCGATACgttaaactattcagaattttcaaaAAATCGTGTCGATGCTCtgaatagctacaatatacacgatcataaaaaaaaatcgcgcaaaAAACTATTGAAAAATCGAGAACAGTTAGAGTTCCACCGGTAGGGcgagaattgtcatatatatctcttttattaataagtgtgtagataacggaaattcttggttttaatagttttttattttttttaatgttaactttaacagaatattcttatatttaacataatattcttatatttaatggtagtttgtaaatacttaaacttaaataaaataaaataaataattaaaaaattaaaataagatatttttttagatattttataatgataattatttaaaaataataaataattaaacaaattaaaataggatatttttcaggtattttacaataataattatttaaaaataataaataattaaataaattaaaatatgatatttttgagatattttacaatgataattatttaaaaataataaaatcatatattttataacttaaataaaatttaattaaacttaaactcacttattagaataatatcatattaaacatataatataatctactgtgaattagtaccaaatttttttttaaaaaaaaactagcaagaaacttaaatttaaaatgcacgtataatagtaatattataataaatatataatatataatcttttgttgtcactcataaattaaaaaactagaataaacataaacttaaacaaaaataaataattgatttaattaaaatatgatatttatttcaaaatttatatgatattaatataaatttaataaaaataattaataaattttataaataaaactaacaaaAACGTGCATATTTTGctcttgtatctagtatatatatatatatatatggattcaTATGGTTTTCTTTTGCTCATTCTCCATGAACGGCAACGCAATGGGAGTGAGCAGCGTCCGAATTCTTGAGCGAGTGCCACACACCACACCACCATTCACACTAAGCCAAATCAAGAAAGCCATTCCACCCCATTGCTTCAAGCGCTCTCTTCTCCGCTCCTTCTCTTATCTCCTTCACGACCTCTTCTTCGCCTCTTTGTTCTACCACGTAGCCACCTCTTACTTCCACCTTCTCCCCCACCCACTCTCATACTTGGCCTGGCCCCTTTACTGGATCTTCCAGGGCTGCATTTTTTTCGCCATTTGGGTCATTGCCCACGAGTGCGGTCACCATGCATTCAGTGACCACCAATGGGTGGACGACACGGTTGGCTTCCTCCTCCACTCGGCTCTTCTCTTCCCATACTTCTCCTGGAAGTACAGTCACCGCCGCCACCACTCCAACACCGCCTCCATTCACCGCGATCAAGTCTGCGTTCCAAAACCCAAATCCCAAGTGCCTTGGTTCTACAAATACTTGAACAACTCACCGGGGAGAGTCCTAAGGCTTGGTGTTCCATTGTTCCTTGGTTTGCCTCTCTACTTGGGTTTCAATCTATCAGGCCGACCATACCGCCGTTTCGCTAGTCATTACGATCCTTACAGTCCAATCTTCTCCGAAACCGAAAGGGTTCACATATTCATCTCAGATATTGGAGTGTTCATCACCACATTGGCACTGTACCAACTTGGCTCGACCAGAGGGTTGAGTTGGGTTGTGTGCGTGTATGGGGTGCCATTGTTGGTAGGGAATGGGCTCATTTCAGTGATGACGTACTTGCATCACACTCACCTCGCGTTGCCCCACTATGACTCGTCCGAGTGGGATTGGTTGAGGGGTGCTTTGTCGACGGTCGACCGAGACTATGGAGTTCTCAATAGGGTTTTCCATAACGTTACAGACACTCATGTGGTGCACCACTTGTTCTCCACGTTGCCACATTACAATGCAGTGGAAGCCACCGAAGCTGTGAAGCCCGTGATTGGAGAGTACTACTGTTTTGATGACACTCCAATAATTAAAGCTATGTGGAGAGAGGTGAAGGAGTGTGTTTATGTTGAGCCAGATGATGAATCTCCTAACAAAGGTGTTTTCTGGTACAAGAACAAGTTCTAATCTAATAAAGTTTATATAAGTGTGTCAATATATATAAAAGACAATTTTTCTACAGGGATTCACCTTATAAGCCCTACTGTAAGGGCTCTCAGTATTTCTCGACCCgtaaatagttttcggcgcgatattttttttatgatcatgtatattgtagctatttagtgcatcttgcaaattttcagaaaattccgaatagtttacattaccgaaaactaggttcaaatatgttgttttccacgcgcataaaaaaaaattagtcacgcgtgcaacaatatgtttgaacctagttttcggtattgtaaactattcggaattttctgaaaatttgcaggatgctctaaatagctacaatatacacggtcataaaaaaaatcgcgccgaaaactgttcacaggttaacactgagagccctaccggtagggcttaaaatgaagccctataaaaaaattcccatatatataatattctaTGTTGTGTGAGAGTGTGTATGTATCCTTTCATGTGAGAAAGAGtttatcaaaaataaaatattgaagGAGAGAGGAAGAGATTCCTGTCCCTTTGAAAAATCAATGTTGCTATTTGGCACATTAACGTGCCTTGGCACCCATGATTGGTTGGTTAGCTATacctcataatatttattaatttcaaataaGTGGGACCCGATATTGAATTAAATCAATAGCGATATGCCACATCTTTGTGGTATTGGGCACCACTGGTGCCCATTAGCAATTctcttgaaaaatggagagattAGAAATAACTATAAGATATACAATATATAGAGAATTGTTAAGGGGCATTATTGGTGCCCAACACTACAAATATGTGACATACTGCTATTGATGCAATCTAATATCGGGTtctacttatttgaatttaataagtgtTATGGAATATCGCTAACCAATCGGGTGTCACCTCATCTCACGTGGTGTTGGGATTATATATATCTTGATAgaattttaggaattaatataattaatttggagATATATAAAAATGATTAATCATGCAAATTACCTTCTATAAACTTAACCTCTTTAGATTTTTTTTGGGTGATATATCTTGAGAAATTCAACATTGCTGAGTGAGGCTTTAGCTGTTgtgaattaatattttaaattttatttggtTTAGATTTTTGAGGGGAGGGTCCTCAAACTCAAAACTCTACAAAACAATAATGATACTATATATGGTAATAAGTATAAGAAATGAGTTAGTTTGATAAAACAAAACTGGAACGAATGTGACAATAATTATGAGAATTACCAATTTTTACACATGTGAGATATCATACTCTCAAATACAATGCAACAAAATCAAATTTCAAACAAGAATAGATAGAAGCTTAACCAAGGCAActaaggcaaaaaaaaaaaaaaaagtgtgattaGGTGGAAAAAGACCAAATAGttcttataaataaatattagattTTATTTTTGTAGTATTATTAATTTTGTACGTAAACAATGAAGCTAAGTCATCCTTTTGTGTTTTTGAAtgtaaaagactaaaaaaaatatGACTTCATTTTCATATTTGCTAAGGCTAAGCCAATGTTTTTTAGAGtatttataatatatgttcgTAGTGTGACTAATAAGTCTGTTTATGAATTAATTGCATACGCTTTTAAGGTAGATAATAAATTTGtttagataaataattttttattattttatttgtgaattataatataattattatcactgaattattcattattgcacaagaaagaaaagaatcaaataataataatacaataataCTAATATAAAGGTAGGCAATCTGAATCCATTTTTGTTAGAATTATTCAATATCTTTTTCTTGATTTGACAGTGTTGTGTCCGAATTTTcttgaatttaattattttttttattaattttgattttctaattcaagatatttttttcatttaaaaatattgataaaaagatatttctttttttctttctaaaggTGCTTTCATTTTCTCTAATATTTTCATTCAAATTTAAGAAGAGTGACTTAATTGGAATGAATCAATGATAAGAAAAATAAGGTGAAACGTAAGAAAACTAAACTCCCATCAAGAAGATACGACGTGGCAAAAGAAAgaccacataattcatataagtAAGTATTACATTTTGTTTTTGTAGTATTATTAATATTAGTTAGTTTGAAAATCTGACATTGTTAGAGATTTTatgttgttattaatttttatattaggAATCTACTACTAGATTATGCCTATTACCATTGATTTTCCATTATTGCTTGGATTATTTTTActctattattagatatttaatcaataagtaaaatataataatatataattaaatagtaCAAGTGTCAAACAATAGTTgcttagagcactcccaatgaGTACTCTACTCTATATTACAAAATATcaacaaaacatatttttttttataatttacctcaaatttttacattataccatacatgaGCTTTTTTATTTTcctctacattatttaaatattatatttttaaaaatattttattcattttaagaaataaaataattaaatataatagtatcacattcgtatatatacaaaagttttgtaaataatattaaaatatttatagcttgatgaataacGTTTCATtatatatagagaaatactaATTATatagtgtacgccctggttttcccacgggctgtttagcaggacgagcctcggactaatcaggtttagtccgaggctcccgcaggccggaggtcctatttccaggacggacccttctcagctcgagggggtcctgtttccagctcgcatttgttgCCCAGGGGCTGAGAgtgacatccgaaggccacggacggGAGCAGCTCGGGCTACGAACTGCTCAggtcacgagcttctcaggaagctctgaccctatgggaagtcaacacacgcaagataaacgtgcatattcctgccatcacgtgcccgatatccccctgacttctcggacacgcagcaggaacgtgcgtattcagacacccacggatgggttgggccgtgcgacccattatctccttccatgctgattagacccacttgtgtgtcaggttttaggaattaatcatgaatgtcatagagttgatatgacaaatggtaaggtcacgggatgacctccctaccaacttccaggtgccttctcctataaataggaataccctgggagttgataggggttggagaaaatagtctttgaagaactatatactttgtaaaccgaatacccagagaatatcaataatatggactagtggagtagaatgattttaaccttcaaaccacttaaaaacgtgtcttgagtcacctagttctttccaaaagatttcatatctgtgacggttctacttttagtactaatctctttctcttcttctcttaattacctgttgccgaagaaccgcgtcaacatataggtaaaaaaaaaatataagtttacatcacccattggaagactatttaactattttttctctatatattataaagaataagaCATTTTACTTCCTCTATTGAGAGTGCTCACCATTTTTGAAACAAAGTTTATTCATAATAGACATTGAAAAGGTACCTAAATTATTAGGTATATTTTAATGCTGGTTTTTATTAATTAAGTATATGCATTTTTATTAATTGTACAAGTAGTTGCaactttttcttaaaaaaaagaaagaatttAGGTATATGTGTGTTTGcaaagtatcgttttggtactcttttttttttaaaaaaaaatactcatatggtactctgtattttaaaattatacatatttgataccctagactcaaatttaataaataaaattttattaatacgACTAAATTGTcattagttatatgtaattaagtaattacaTTTGAATTTGGAACTTATATAATTGAGAACAATTTGATTTAtttgacaaaattttattaattaaatttaaatttagggtaccaaatatgtacgatttcaaaatataggataccaaatatatataattttataatacaTGAtatcaaatgaatattattgtgaacacatggtaccaaaataatattttacaaaaaaaaataaggtctaccctaaaaaaaaaataaggtctaccctaaaaaaaaaaagtagttgcAACAGATTTTGTAACAATAATAAATGTTGTAAAAAAGTCCAGCTGAGATTCTAACTCTTTTCACATACTAGATTATTGGCTTTTGTTGATCAGATCGAGTATTTGCTTCTTCATTATAATAAGTCAGGTAATTCAATCTTTAGATCTTATGCCATTTTTTCCACACTTTATCTGAATATGTTCTTCTACAAAGATTAgcacataataataataacattaattAGTATATTCATAGGATTTTGTTTAGGTTAGGCATCTTTTTTCCTCCAACCGTTAGATGCATATCTGTTTTCGGTATTTTGAGAAATTACaactcaatttatttatttattatatgacGGTATACATTACAGTTTTAGTATACATCCTATCAACTTTTGAGGAATTTTGAATTATATATAGTACTAAAAATAAGATTAAAATAATTAGTTGTATGCGTGTTTGTTTTCATTTTATACACATATAAAATAGATTGTTTGGACCTTATTTTCGGCaccgtaaattatttagaatttctaaaAAACTAATAGAAAATctgctataactacaatgtacatcgttatataaaaatatttggattataatttttttcatactaaaaataaaaatactccCATCAGTAACAACAAAAGTGATATCTCCACCTAAAAcactccctatatatatatatttaaatactAGTTTTTCTGTATGTGCCAAACATACCCAGTGAAGGCGTTTAACTGAAAAATAACATATTTAACTTAGTAAAATAATTTCATACTTAATATGGTCtaattttttccaaaaaaaaaaaagattactttttcctttttattaattgttgatgATTTGAAAATTTAACAATAACATAATTTCTAATAATTTATGTTAGCGAGTTCAATGATATAACATTGATATCAGCATGAATGTAGAAATATCTTGGCAAGAGGACAAAATAATTTAACCCAAACAAAATAAAGTGacttaaatcacacataaaactaAAGTTATAtgtcttcttttttatttttaattttaagaaaataggattttattttaataacatGGTCAACTAAACAATGCACATTATAATGAATTGCCTTCCAAGCAAATTCATATGACAAATAAACGGTTATGAAGTCGCTTACAATGTTTGACCAAGGAAAAGTTATCATCCttaataataattaaacaaataaaatcattcaaaaaattaaaaa contains the following coding sequences:
- the LOC133790292 gene encoding delta(12)-oleate desaturase-like, whose product is MNGNAMGVSSVRILERVPHTTPPFTLSQIKKAIPPHCFKRSLLRSFSYLLHDLFFASLFYHVATSYFHLLPHPLSYLAWPLYWIFQGCIFFAIWVIAHECGHHAFSDHQWVDDTVGFLLHSALLFPYFSWKYSHRRHHSNTASIHRDQVCVPKPKSQVPWFYKYLNNSPGRVLRLGVPLFLGLPLYLGFNLSGRPYRRFASHYDPYSPIFSETERVHIFISDIGVFITTLALYQLGSTRGLSWVVCVYGVPLLVGNGLISVMTYLHHTHLALPHYDSSEWDWLRGALSTVDRDYGVLNRVFHNVTDTHVVHHLFSTLPHYNAVEATEAVKPVIGEYYCFDDTPIIKAMWREVKECVYVEPDDESPNKGVFWYKNKF